Proteins from a genomic interval of Lolium perenne isolate Kyuss_39 chromosome 1, Kyuss_2.0, whole genome shotgun sequence:
- the LOC127309472 gene encoding small ribosomal subunit protein eS4-like: MTCASFCVFARGLKKHVKRLNAPKHCTLDKLGGAFAPKPSSGPHKSRECLPMLLIIRNRLKYALSYREVNSILMQRHIMIDGKVRTDKTYPAGFMNVVSIPKTGENFRLLYDTKGRFRLHKIRDEEAKFKLCKVRSVQFGQKGVPSLNTYDGRTIRYPDPLIKANDTIKIELETNKIVDFIKFDVGNFVMVTGGRNTGRVGVIKSREKHQGSFETIHVEDALGHQFATRLANVFTVGKDKKSLVSLPKGKGVKLTIIEEARKRNAAAAAVA, encoded by the exons ATGACATGTGCATCCTTCTGCGTGTTT GCGAGGGGTCTGAAGAAGCACGTGAAGAGGCTTAATGCCCCTAAACATTGTACGCTTGACAAGCTTGGTGGAGCATTT GCACCCAAACCTTCTTCTGGTCCACACAAATCTAGGGAGTGTTTGCCCATGCTTCTTATCATCAGGAACAGGTTGAAGTATGCTCTGAGCTACCGTGAAGTTAATTCAATCTTGATGCAGCGACATATCATGATTGATGGGAAGGTCAGGACTGACAAAACATATCCTGCTGGGTTCATGA ATGTTGTATCAATCCCAAAGACTGGGGAGAATTTCCGCCTTCTCTATGACACCAAGGGCCGCTTCCGTCTCCACAAAATTAGGGATGAGGAGGCTAAG TTCAAGCTCTGCAAGGTTCGATCTGTGCAGTTTGGACAGAAAGGCGTTCCTTCCCTGAACACATACGACGGCCGCACCATCCGCTACCCTGACCCTCTCATCAAAGCCAATGACACCATCAAGATTGAGCTGGAGACCAACAAGATcgtggatttcatcaagttcgaCGTTGGGAACTTCGTGATGGTGACGGGTGGCAGGAACACCGGGCGCGTCGGGGTGATCAAGAGCAGGGAGAAGCACCAGGGCAGCTTCGAGACCATTCACGTCGAGGATGCACTCGGCCATCAGTTCGCCACCCGCCTGGCCAACGTATTCACCGTTGGCAAGGACAAGAAGTCGTTGGTCTCTCTCCCCAAGGGCAAGGGCGTCAAGCTCACGATCATTGAAGAGGCAAGGAAGCGCAATGCTGCAGCTGCTGCTGTGGCTTGA